The stretch of DNA CGGTGTAAATGTGCTAACATGTGTGGGATCCGATTATGAACTTCAAGAGGAATGAATTGTCCTATCACAGAAGTATTACTCAAGTATCATTTATGAATAGATGATtaaaaggatatttacttgaTTCTGAGGACATGAGTGACATTCTATTGAAAAATTTAGATGGTTCAGCTCAGTGACTCTGTTTGAAAGGCTGCTCAGAGTTTGCATCTTtcttaacttttttctttttggaacaCCAGGAAAACCTGCAGCCGCTACAGGCTCACCCACAGGGTGAGCACCCTGTGGCGAGCACTCTGTGCGCACTGGGTAAACCCCCTctgtgtaatagcctgcaaaccacACCCGGGATGTAAACCGAACTAGGCAAGTCCTGTGTGACAGACTCAGACCCAGAAGGCATTGAGGGTGCATCTTTCTTAATTTGATAGCACCAAATTCAACACTTTGTAACCTTTTGTATGTTTGGGGGTCACGGGAACGAAGTCCTTCTGAACTTATGTTTGTTTATCCGTGTTCAAGTTTTGTTGCATTTACTCTTTATATCTTAGCACTGTGCATTCATAAGTTTTTATTGGTATATCTTTTAGTATTACATTTGGGCTTGTAAGTGTAGTTGCTTTGGAGGGCTTAACTTAACTTTGTCATGTCGTGGTGCTGTTGTCTCAATGTTTTCtactcttttgttttcttttctttttaattactAAATCTTTATACGCTTATGTCATTCAACTATTAAATAGGATATTCTTCCATTTGGTTGTATATAAAAAAGGTAGAAAAAAAGATTCAAAAATGTTCATTCAATTGATTGGTATCTTAATCTTTGCTAACTAATAATCATTTTACCCAGACAAGATCTTACATGCTAATCATTTCACATCCTTGATTTTCAAAATCCTCTTTCATCATAATAGCATATCTGATACGAAATGATATTTCAACTTTGCTAACACAGCATAATTTGTCCACAGTTGATCCATGGCTAATGAAGCTTCTTCGTCGACTTCACTTAccgttgatgaagaagatgaGATACTGATGCTCTATGGGTCCGAATCTGGTTGGGTTGAGCCCCTAAGTTACTGTGATCACCTGACTTCTTTATCCTCCGATCTCACTCACATTCCAACTCCAGACACTCCTTGCAACAGGTTCATCTTCCTACAGCCCTAATCTCTTTTGAACTTATAGAATCCAGTACATGTAATAAACAATTTTAAGGCTATTAGATTTTCAATGTTTAGCTACTCAAAATTTATATCCAGATTAAAGTGCCATGAATTGAAATGTCATGTCTAAAATGTTGCTACATTTCACAGTTTCAAGTACCCCATAATATAGGTGCTGCAACAGTCTTCCTTTTCTCCTAGAACCTTAGACCATTTCTCTATTTGAGAAGCCCAAAGACGTGGACAGAGAAGAAGTATGGACTTGTTTCAAGGTTGATGAAGCATATGTGACTTTATCTTGTTTTAGAAAAATAACATTTTTTACTCCTCTAAAGTTTATTGATTAATATCCTTATGGTTCTAAAAGGTAATTTTTCCATTTTGTGTATTATTTCATACTCACTAGCTTATTAAGGAAAGTAGTGGCTAGTCACTCTCAATTCTGTTGTTTTTAACTCTATATATTGGAATTAATAGCCCATACAAGGTGTAGTTGCATGTATTTATAGACTTCCATCCATCTGTATGATAATCACGTATAGTTATTCCAATCTCAGGAAAGACTAGTTTTTATTTTCTACGGCTGACTTTACTATTAAACCTTCTATGCTGGCTTGAGTTAGCTAAATGGATATTGTTTTTAGAAGCAAAGAAATTTGGTGACAGTGTGTGAATTTGTTTTTGTAAGGTGTCAACACCCAGCAGAGAACTGGCTATGTTTGTGCTGCAAGGAGGTTCTTTGCAGTCGATTTGTTAATAAGCACATGCTCGAGCATTACAAGCAGAGCAATCACTCTATTGCACTCAGCTTTAGGTAACTTCTCTGACAACACAATACTACTTTTTGTCAATTCATTTGTCTTTGTGAATACGCACATGTTTGAGCTAAAGATGTACGTTTTTACTGgaatttccttttccttttctggAGCAGTGATTTATCAGTATGGTGTTTCTCCTGCAATGCATATTTAGATGCTCAAGTAATAATGCCATTGCAGTCTGTTCATTTCACTGCCTACGTACTAAAGTTTAATGAACCTCCACCTTTACGAGCAGCGGAGTGTATAGAAATTGCAGGTAACAGAGCAGAGGGTTCTACGTCTGGGAACTAATCATTCCCTCTTCTCTTTAATGCTTGTGATGTTAGGTTGTTCAAAGATTTTCTTCAAACTGATTTCTCCTATAGGAAAATGGGTTAAGAGAGGATTAATTTTGGATCATGGCATCTTTATCTTAGATATTGCCATATTAGCTACTTCTTTTTATGTAAGCGAAATAGTTTGTTGAATAGACTGAGCACCAAGAAGTTACTTTCAATAAGCAAAAGTTTCAGTTAATACATCTGAACTTTACAAAAGTGATGGGTGTTGCTTTCCCTTCAAAACATTTTTTATTCCTTTCTAAACACCACCCATCGTATGCCGAAAAGATTCAGGAGCATTCACCGCATCTGAATACCTTTTTGCTTCATTGAGTTATTATCAGTTAAATTCAATAAATTGTATCACGTTTTAAAATCTAATTACAGCAAAGCTGTTGTGAGCGTAAAACTAAGGACAATTAAGTTCCCCTAAGGTTACCATCCGAACCAAATTATTATTGACAGGTAGTACAAGAAGGCTATTGGTAAAGCTAGTTTTGTAAAGTATAGCTGGAAAAATTGTCTGAGTGCTTTCGAAGTTTAAAGTCTATCACAACCAAATACGGTAGACACAACTCACTTTTTAATGTCAAAGGTTAAAACTTTGTACAATAGCCAGCAGTTATAGGCTTTCATCTTGGAAGAGTGTGATTCAACGTGTTTTACCCCATGACGCATCGATCACAGGGAAACTGTAGGCTTTGTCTCAAACAGCCAAAAGTgccttaaaaaaaaaaagatatccaGTAAAAAGAGGGAAGCACAAGTTGGAGTAAGAATGGGAACAATGTAAGATACGTCTGAAGACAAAGGATTAGAGTTAAGAAGTGTGGTTTTGCTGGTAAAATTGGGCTACTCTCTATTAATCTGGACATCTTTGTAAATTGACACAAGAAGAGGTTATCAAGTGGAGTTGCGTAAATTGGATATGATTATCATCTTCAAGAATTCAAAGAGATAAAGAACAGCATTGAAGAGCCCCGGATTCCAAATTTTTAGCCAGTATGTCAACATGGATGATACAGGGAAAGAAATTACAAAAATGATCTAAGGTGCAAAAACTTATAGTATATGCTAGAGCTATTACTAATAACTTCGTTAAcaaaaaactaatgaaattgttgACAACGAGAAATTGTGCGCTTCTCCCAAGGAGATCTGCAACTTTTCCAAAACTTCAATGGCATTTAGTGATTGAAATATAAAAATAACGGAGATATTGGAATATCATTCGTTCACTTTCCTGTCGCTGTATGTAAAAAGATAAAGGGATCGAGTGTAAATGTgcaatttaaaagtcaagaccagAAGCAAGTTGTGGCTCACCATTCCTGGCGAGAGAATCAAAGAACGACCCGGTCCTTTCTGCAAAGCACGTGCATGACACATATTCTCATTTTGTCAACTCTGTCCACTTCTTCCTCGCAGTGAATTCaacaagaaaaaaagagagatgatATTTTTATAAGGGAAAAGGGTCAAACTTACCCTTTTACTCTCccatattatttatatttaatttCTATTATATTATCCGGTCAAATTTATCCGTACTATTATACTATCCGACCTGATATATCTCTATCATttacaaatttttaaaaattatccccCAGTCCTAACGGATTGTCCATAAAATGTAACAAACTGAAGACACCAAATAAAATGTACATCTTCACCTGCCATTGAACAAAATATGCCAGTAGTTAGAACATGTAAAATATTCCTATAAATAACATTGCTTAGTACAACCAAGACTTGTTAGAATTTAGGACAAACCTCAAAGAAGTGAAGTAAAAATAATGTACCAGTATGATATAGGAAAATATTTATTAACATGAAACTTACCATCTTGAACTTAAACTAAAGCTCTCTCTTATTCCTAACATAAACACATAATATCAAGGAAATCTTCAACTTTTTACTGCATAATTCCTTTTTATGATCATTCAAGTATTGAAAATTATCTATTAAAGTAACTTTTGTTTATTTTAGAACAACAAAATCACTCAACTCTAGAGAGTTATCCTACAAAGTGTTTTAGCCGGAAAAGTGATGTCTCCCAAGGATAAAAGTGGCGTCTctcaaaaaaatcaaatttgagtgattttattgtcctaaaataaataaaagtaacTTTAGTAGGTAATTCACATAATAATACTTAAGGAATTCTCTTTACACATGCTATATAGCACCCAAATACTTTCCATAGAATTAGGATCTCCAGATTCGCAatcttggggttgactttttctcCTTCCCATCTTATGTTAATCTGAGGGAATGGTGAATGATGTCAAGAACACTGCAACAATCaagaaaaatccaaaactaaCTTTATTGCCTCTTATTGCTCTGATTTTCTATGAAGTTTCAGGGGGGCCTTTTGGTGTAGAAGATTCAGTTAAAGCAGGGGGTGGCCCTTTGCTAGCTTTACTTGGTTTCGTGATTTTCGCTTTAATTTGGAGCATACCTGAAGCACTAATCACAGCTGAGCTAGCCACAAGTTTCCCTGAAAATGGTGGCTATGTCATTTGGATATCTTCAGCTTTTGGCCCTTTCTGGGGCTTTCAAGAAGGCTTCTGGAAATGGTTTAGTGGTGTCATGGATAATGCTCTTTACCCTGTATTGTTCCTCGATTACTTGAAGCATTCGTTGCCTCTTTTTAATCACTTGGTTGCAAGAATTCCAGCCCTGTTAGTTATTACAGTGTCTTTGACGTACTTGAATTATAGAGGCCTCCATATTGTTGGTTCTTCAGCTGTTTTGCTTGCAAGTTTTTCCCTTTTTCCGTTTGTTGTAATGGCGATTCTCTCGATTCCTCGGATCAGACCAGGACAGTGGATTGTTGTGGATTTCAacaaggttgaatggagagggtACTTTAATACCATGTTTTGGAATCTTAATTACTGGGATAAGGTCAGTACTTTAGCAGGGGAGGTTGAAGACCCTAGTAGAACGTTTCGAGACGCGTTGCTCGCGGCTGTAGTTTTGGTGGTTTGTTCGTATATTATTCCACTACTGGCTGCAACAGGAGCTTTAAAGTCTAATCCTAGTGAGTGGAGTGATGGTTATTTTGCAGAAGCTGGAATGTTGATTGGTGGCGTTTGGCTGAAATGGTGGATCCAGGCTGCAGCTGCAATGTCTAATTTGGGGTTGTTTGAAGCTGAAATGAGTAGTGATGCCTTCCAACTTCTTGGGATGAGCGAAATGGGAATGCTTCCTTCTATATTTGCTTCGAGGTTTGAGCAATTTCCCCATTGATTCTTTTTATGATGTTTCTAATAGTAAGCATTTGTAAATTACTACAAGATAGAGCTTTTCCTAGCATGACCTAGTGATATTAGAGCTTCAAATGCTCCGCGAAAAGAGGAAATATAAGTAAAACTACCTTCATCTTAGGCTCTTAGATATTTATTTAACTGAGATGATTAAAAGTAGGGAATCTTAGTGTGTCCCAGTTGATGGAATTCCAGTACATTGATCTGGTTAGGAAATATGCAGTATGATAAAAGATGAAAAGAACTCTTAACTTGTTATTTATGGTTTTTATAAATTAAACCGGACATTTGAGTATCAACCAAAAGAGGGAGAAGGCAAATTTACAGGTTGGCCTTTTTGGCATTGTGAGTCTATTATCACAAGATAAGTCACTATACTTCAAATCTTGCAGATCAAAATATGGGACACCCACTATCAGCATCTTATGCTCCGCAACAGGTGTGATCTTTCTGTCATGGATGAGTTTTCAAGAAATCTTGGAATTTCTTAACTTCCTCTATTCAGTAGGAATGCTTCTCGAGTTTGCAGCCTTCATAAAATTAAGGATAGTGAAGCCTGATCTTCACAGACCTTATAAGGTCCCCTTTCAAACATTTGGAGCAACGGCGATTTGCCTTCCACCAGCTTTGTTGCTTCTTTTTGTCATGTATCTGGCTTCGTTAAAGACATATATAGTAAGTGGCTCAGTCATTATTCTGGGGTTATTCTTGTATCCTGCCATAGTTCATGCAAAGGAGAAAAACTGGTGCCATTTTATTAGTACAGATGAACCATTAGGACATTCTAACGATATTCTTGAGGACCAATCAGCAGCTACTGAACTTGATCAGGTTGTTGCTGATGAGGCATCTCTTAGCCTACTCGGACACTCTAAGAAAGTACAGGATTCTGAAACCTTGTCACAAGAAATCTCAACAGTGGATTAGAACATACTTTCATATTTCATGTACATTTTATTTATACTAGAAGGAACGAGAGCCTAGGCGCAATGGTAAGAGTTGTCGTCGTGTGACCAGGAGGCCAGGGgtttggaaacaacctctttcaGAAATACAAAGTAAGACTGTACAATAGATCTATTAAATATTGGTCTGGCCCTTTTCCGGAACCTGCGCATACCTGGAGCTTAGTACCCCAGGCTCCCCTTTTTGCGATTTGTATTTACATAGTTCAAGCTTGAAAAGATATGCTATAAATGGAATGAGACACTATGGGAGGAAAGTCTCAAAATATATGTAGACCCTTTAAATGCCTTGTTGTACCTGATGTGGAACACTATATAACTTATTAATACCAACTCCTCTCATCTTTCTTccaactctttcttcttcttcttccaacTTGGTTTAGGAAAATTATCTGTATCGGTCAATCTTAAAGTTTTTAGCTCTGAATGCTCTTTTATATATGTGTATGTTCTCTCCATGTGTAATAGGAGTAATTGAAAAGGTTCCTGGTGATCAATGAGACTTTTGACATTCCTCCTCATCTATTATTTTTGAGGAAAAAAAAAGACTATCAAATTTACAGTTTAGAGAGAAGTAGAGCAAGTTTAGAAAAAAAGGATTTCATTTATGGTGGGCAATCCATTGGGATTTGGGAATGGACTAAGAATGAATATAGATCTATCAAACTGGTCTTGAATTCTTTGCCTTTCTTAGAGAAATACAACAAAACCAACAACTAAAATTTCAGAAACTTTGTCTGTTGATTGCTGCCAGTTGCCTATTTAATGAATTCACTACTGAAGCCGATGCTTGTATTAATAAAAAAGGCAAAAATGAAAGACATCCTTCAAGGGAACCATCAGTTCCAAATTACCACAGGAGGGAAAGGAAAGAACAAAGAAGGAAGATAATAGTGCTGCTTCCCATGAATTATTCTTGCTCTTCTTCATTTTGTAGCCACCCATGTTTCTCCTTTGATAACAGGACAACTTCCATTTtgttggcaaaagttagaaactTTAGTATTACCAGTAGAAAGCACAAGTTTTTAGAAATTCCTCGTCCGTAGAAAATTGAACAAGAACAAGATATATGTGGAAATGCAAAAGCTTGCATGTGAAGCGGTTCTAGTTATGTTTGAGCCGTACATCTCGTAACTACAGTATACACTATTCTCAGCGCCCTAAATTTTCTCTGTACTTGTTCTTTTAGGATTTAAATGTCTTGCCTGCGTAATCATGCATCATGGGATTGGCATTGTGCTAAAGTAAAGAAGTCTATGTCCTATCCTGATTGGAGTATAATTTAATTCTCATTGCAAGCATGTAATAGATACAATAAACGACACAATCAGGTAAACCAAACAGCATAGAAGCAGGAAATTAAGCTTATATGATGACAGGAAATCTTACCTTATTAATTGTTCCAATTGGAAATACTGAATAAATCACACAAGTCCATCTCCTTGGCGTGGCTTAACTTAATGCAAGCGGCTTAATCATAACCTATGCCCATATTCGAGCCATTTCTGCAGCAAAATACAAGTTGTCACTGTCAAGTAAATGTTAAAGATAATGAATACCTTTTTCTTTTACTTCAGCCGCTCTTCTCTTGTATTATCTCTTTAGAATTTTCCCCCTTGTGAGTTGCTTTCTTCGCTTCCTTTTGTTAACAGGTGAATCTAGAGATAATCGACATTGACAAAGAGATGATCGAACCCTAACACGTAGCTGTACAAAGAGATATTTGGGAGAAAATGTGAAGAGTATTATTTCCAAAAAAGAATTGTTCCTCTAATACATTGTAAGAGGTCTCATATGTACACCATACAATTGGGCCGTTCACTTAATGGGccaaaataagaataacataATTACAGATGGGCTGGCCCATCTTGACTACTTAACACTACTAACTTCAGCTCCAACACCCCCCGACAAGCTGGAAGGGCTGGCCATTCCAAGCTTGGGAAGAAAAGCCTGTTGCTGCACACCaagcaaagatttagtgaatatatCAGCAAGTTGAGCAAATATAGAAATAGAATGCAACAAAACCAAACCATCAGACAAGGCATCCCGTACAAAATGGCAATCCACCTCGATATGTTTGGTCCGCTCGTGAAAGACGGGATTCTTGGCTATATTGACTGCAGCTTAATTATCACAGTACAAAGCAACAAGGCTGAGATTATCCACACCCAGCTCACCCAGCAATCGAACTACCCAAGTAACTTCAGCTACCAACAAACGAACAGCTCTATACTCTGCTTCAACAGAGGACAAAACAAGAGTAGGCTGCTTTTTGGACTTCCAAGAAACTGGGCAGCCTCCAAGAAACAACACAAAACCAGAAACACACTTTCTACTATCGGCACAACTAGCCCAGTCATAGTCACAAAAACCATGCAAAGAAAAATCAGGATTGCTAGAAAGCATAATACCCAAATCAGAGGTGCTAGCCACATATCTAAGAACATGATAAGCAGCCTCCAAATGAGGAACTCTAGGAGCAGACATATATTGACTCAGGTATGGTATGTTGCAAGTAATTAAGTTTGCCTACCAACTTTCTGTAGACAGAGGGATCAGGTAGCAAATCCCCAACTTCAGTTGACAACTTGACATGAAAGTCTAAGGGGGCTACCACAGGTGTAACTGCAGAATATTGAAAATCAGAGAGCAAATCCAAAGCAAACTTATGTTGACTGATCAGGTATCCTTGAGGCATTTTAATAACCTCAAGCCCAAGGAAATAGTGAATCTCACCAAGGTCCTTGATCTTAAACTGGGCATCTAAGAACTCTTTCAAAGAAGTCAACTCAGACACAGCATCCCCAGCCAATAGTATATCATCCACGTAAACAACTACTACAGTGAGATGAGCCCCCTTTAATTTTCTGAATAGGGAATAGTCATTCATGCTAGGTTGGAAACCCTTAGATTGAAGAGCAGGGGAAAGCTTAGCATACCATTGCCTTGAGGCTTGCCTAAGGCCATAAAGGGACTTATTTAATTTGCAAGCTAATGAATAAATAGGAACAGAGGTAGAGGTGGAAACAACCAAGCCTTGAGAGATTTTCATGAATACCTCTTCATCCAAAACTCCATGGAGGAAAGCATTGTTGACATCAAGTTGGTACACAACCCAATTCCTTTTAATGGCTACAGATAGGAGACATTTAATAGTTGTCAATTTAAGCACACGAGAGAAAGTTTCAGTGAAGTCTACTCCTTCTAACTGATTATCACCCCTAATCACCAACCTAGTTTTGTATCTTTCAACTGAACCATCAGCCCTCTGTTTTATCTTATAGACCCATTTGCAAGGGATGACTTTCTTACTAGGAGGTAGAGGAAGAATATCCCAAGTATTGTTAGCCTCCAAAGCTTAAAACTCTTTCATAATAGCCTTCGGCCAAACAGGATTGGAGGCAGCTTGATGGTAAAATTATGGTTCTTGCAAACAAAGATCAGAGGGTGAAGGAACCTTAGAACTAGAGGCAGAGAAACAAACATAGTCACCAAGGTAGGAAGGAGGATTGTGAGTTCTTAAAGACCTTCTCAGTACAGGAGGAAGAACAGGAGAAGGAGAGGAAGGACTAAGAGTACTACAAGGCAAAGAAGAGGGATCAGAAGAACCAGGAGGAGAAATAGGAGTAGAACAACTATGGCCAGGATGACTAACAGGACTAGGAGAGGAAGAAGGGACTGAAGAGGGAGAGAAAGTAGAAGGAGGAAATAAATGAGTAGAATCAGGAGAAGAGTGAA from Nicotiana tomentosiformis chromosome 11, ASM39032v3, whole genome shotgun sequence encodes:
- the LOC104109340 gene encoding uncharacterized protein; the encoded protein is MANEASSSTSLTVDEEDEILMLYGSESGWVEPLSYCDHLTSLSSDLTHIPTPDTPCNRCQHPAENWLCLCCKEVLCSRFVNKHMLEHYKQSNHSIALSFSDLSVWCFSCNAYLDAQVIMPLQSVHFTAYVLKFNEPPPLRAAECIEIAGNRAEGSTSGN
- the LOC104109341 gene encoding probable polyamine transporter At3g19553, translating into MVNDVKNTATIKKNPKLTLLPLIALIFYEVSGGPFGVEDSVKAGGGPLLALLGFVIFALIWSIPEALITAELATSFPENGGYVIWISSAFGPFWGFQEGFWKWFSGVMDNALYPVLFLDYLKHSLPLFNHLVARIPALLVITVSLTYLNYRGLHIVGSSAVLLASFSLFPFVVMAILSIPRIRPGQWIVVDFNKVEWRGYFNTMFWNLNYWDKVSTLAGEVEDPSRTFRDALLAAVVLVVCSYIIPLLAATGALKSNPSEWSDGYFAEAGMLIGGVWLKWWIQAAAAMSNLGLFEAEMSSDAFQLLGMSEMGMLPSIFASRSKYGTPTISILCSATGVIFLSWMSFQEILEFLNFLYSVGMLLEFAAFIKLRIVKPDLHRPYKVPFQTFGATAICLPPALLLLFVMYLASLKTYIVSGSVIILGLFLYPAIVHAKEKNWCHFISTDEPLGHSNDILEDQSAATELDQVVADEASLSLLGHSKKVQDSETLSQEISTVD